ATAACATTTCATTACCAGGAGCAACATGTGTGTCGAGTAGGAatgcgatgaaaaaaaaattggaaaaaaatgcagtAACAAAACAGTTCCTCCCACCAAGTGATACTCAAACATACGCAAGTGATACTAGAGTGTGATGTGTCGATCGAGAGGTCCTGAGAAGAATGTGAGTAACAGCGTcggttaaattaaatttatgtgcTCGGGCTTACCACGGGCCAGATTAAAgcgaatgaaataattaatatccAACACGGTGGCGGaacgaatttaaaacaatcatcaTTCTCTATTGCTGATGCCTGATCCTCGGATCAATTTTCAAAGGAGAATATACCGATTTAAGTGATTAGGTCGAACATGTCCCATTGAATGCACCATAACCGGAGCAATagattgaaaattattatgaGTTTTTATTTCAGATCAACAAGTACAAGGGACTCTCCACCAACAGGGTCAACCGAGGTCACTGTACGCCTCAGAGCTATAGTTTTGTGCTAGGTAATAGGAAACCAATCAACATCGGTAATAATGCCGATCTTTCAGTGCCATCATTCAACTCAATCATATTCGCACCGAGCTGACGTTAATCAATTTCACCACCTTTCTGGCTTCCTTCCAGTGCGATGCGaattgtatgtgtgcgtggtggATTAAGTATCAACGGGAGAGCCACGAGGTGCGATGCTAATCGGGCATGGAAAATGGATTTAATTAGCAAAGCTGATGTGCGGTGGAATAACTTCTACCTCTAAACCCTTCGGCTTCGATCAATCAGCACGAATGCGCTTTTAccgatgtgtgtgtggaaagtaTTCGTATCCATCGGGAGTTGATAGATGATGGATGTGAACTATTTACCACGCTAAATGtttcaaaggtttttttttatattattcttCTCCAGCAGCGTGTTTCTCTTCCCGGGAataattcaaatcattgagcgcttgaatgtatgcaatcacaTGGAATAGTGCACTTAATcgaattttatggaaaatttaatcgTCATCTAAgtgcattttatgttttttttttattttcattgtttaCTCGAGCGTTAAGTATCGCTGATGAACTCGATGGACTTCGTTCTATCATACATACGACATACATAGAATAtcaaatttgaagaaaatattttcacacatCTTTGAAAGGACGCATCACTCCTCCAGAGAGCAACTCTTCTGTACAGCAATCAATACAAAATCGATGGTAACGAATTGTTGAGAGCTTATCACAGTGTGATTAGGAGTAAAAATGTCAAGCGGACTTGGTTTCATCATATTAATTAATGCTGCTTTGAGAGGGATAAAAATCCAACGTAAGGGACCAAAGTACATTTAGTGTCATTTTGGACATGATGTAAATTTTGGAATCACTTGTCCAACGAGTTAATCTCCACATTATTCTGTGAAGGTTCCGTAAAACCTTCAAATGATTTCTAATTTCTTTTGTTACTTtctatttgttaattttattttctcttttgttaTCCGAGTACACTTGCTTCATGCAGTCAGTTAAGTGTTCGTACTCTTAAGTTAGTTTAAGGGTTTAGAAGTAAACGCAAGGACATAGactgaaaaaaactttaggaaaacttaatttaaaatcatcgTTAGACAAAGATATTATATTGGAAGGCATATTATTGATAAAATAGATTTAAAACTGTTTGAAGTAAAGGTACCTCACGCGAGAAGATCAGATCTCTTAATCTATAGATCATTGCTTATATTAGTAAACTCTGCTCACTTAAAAGCTATTGAaagttgaaacattttttttctacgcgGGATatgcaaaatcaaaacaaaacgaagaacGATGCGTTTGTTCCAGGGACACGTGCGAAGGTGCGTTTAATTTACGTCACTGTGCGAATTGAATCCATTGTGCACACGTGAAGCTAAGCTTCTATCAACCGACATCAGCTGCATGATTGCAATTTAATTGGCGCTATATGATATTTTTTCTACACCTGGTTGTTATCAGCACAATTACATAATGTCTTTCAAATCTTATCAGCGAATGTAATCTGTGtgtaaaatattacatttgcatttttgcaatTTACGATATGCCATACGCGTTGAGATAATCGGTAAGCTAATCGGTTTTAATCTATTACGAAGCCCTAATTGTGCAACTGCACTGGTGGTTATCGTGTTGCTTGAATCTTGCTAGTGATTTGTTGAGCTCGATCGTTTTTTTACGCCCAGCAAAACATCTGTGAGAGAACGGTGGAAGGGTATTCTATCGAATCTGATGCTtctgttttgataaaattgtgTCGGTAATCTATATGGGAAAACGAATAGAGTATAAATTTTCTTGGAGTTTCCCTCAAACATAGCAGTGTTTAGAAGGCACTGAACGGTGCTAGAAGTCGATCGGATACTTCATTCGCGGTGTCAAAGGGTATTGAAGAGATGTCGAGTGGAAAGGGCaagatggtgctgctgctggcagtCTTTGTTGCAGCTGCTCTCAAGACAACTGTGGCTCAGGATTATTGTAAACCGGATTTGTGTGATCCCGGCAATGATCACATTGGGTGTAACAACCCGGGAGGCTTCACCAGCAACTGTCCGGCCGGCGCCAAGGTGGTTAAGATGACTGACGAGCTGAAGAAGATCATCCTGGACGAGCACAACAAGTACCGTAGCACCGTAGCCACTGGAGGTCTTAAATGGCTTCCGAAGGCCAAGCAGATGACTACGATGGTAAGATTCGGTGTACATTGCTGGCGTTGAATTGCTGCAAAGGGGTTTTGGAGACAAACAATACAAGGTTTTCCCATTGAATTCCAGACTTGGGATGATGAGCTGGCTAAGCTGGCCAAGCTGAATGCTAACCGGTGTGTGCAGAAGCACGACGATTGCCACAACACTGCCAAACATCGTTACTCGGGTCAGAATTTGAACCACATCATGACGACGGCTCCATCGATCGACAACATCCCGCAGGTGATCAAGGATCTCATCTCGTCCTGGTGGGACGAGCGTCTCGATGTGAACTCGCGCATGGTTAAGGCGATGTACGATCCGGGCAGACAGTAAGTGTTTAGCTTCTCAATGAATATTCAGAGACGAGTACGTGCATCATTCTAACGATCTACTAATGTTTTTCTAGCACCATGATCTTCCACTTCGCTGTAATGGCTGCGGATAAGGCAAACAAGATCGGGTGCGCCATCAGCCAGTGGCCAGAAAATGGAAACCCCTACATGTATCTGGTGTGCAACTATTCTTTCACGGACATTGTTGGTCTGCCAATGTATGCCCAGGGTGAGCCGTGCTCTGGATGTACGAAGGGTTGTAACTCCGCTTACGAAGG
This region of Anopheles marshallii chromosome 2, idAnoMarsDA_429_01, whole genome shotgun sequence genomic DNA includes:
- the LOC128709956 gene encoding antigen 5 like allergen Cul n 1-like; the protein is MSSGKGKMVLLLAVFVAAALKTTVAQDYCKPDLCDPGNDHIGCNNPGGFTSNCPAGAKVVKMTDELKKIILDEHNKYRSTVATGGLKWLPKAKQMTTMTWDDELAKLAKLNANRCVQKHDDCHNTAKHRYSGQNLNHIMTTAPSIDNIPQVIKDLISSWWDERLDVNSRMVKAMYDPGRHTMIFHFAVMAADKANKIGCAISQWPENGNPYMYLVCNYSFTDIVGLPMYAQGEPCSGCTKGCNSAYEGLCNPDEPVSVPY